A genome region from Gadus macrocephalus chromosome 15, ASM3116895v1 includes the following:
- the slc18a3a gene encoding probable vesicular acetylcholine transporter-A, translating to MEPEGVPEAPAMANLAQTAAMKLSQMSERSKQLGTAMQNPDRQRRIILVIVCVALLLDNMLYMVIVPIIPDYLAELQIEAEHARPVQHYNFTNGTVPKVTKGNFDLQIGVLFASKAILQLLINPISGTLIDRIGYDIPLFIGLNVMFLSTLTFAFAENYATLFLARSMQGFGSAFADTAGIALIADTYTEERDRSRALGIALAFISFGSLVAPPFGGILYQFAGKRVPFLVLAVICLIDGIMCLAVLKPFSNKERANMPVGTPIYKLMFDPYIAVVAGALTTCNIPLAFLEPTIANWMEDTMNASEWEIGMTWFPAFFPHVLGVYLTVKLAEKYPHLQWFYGAIGMVFIGASSCTVPACKNFGQLMIPLCGICFGIALVDTALLPTLGFLVDVRHVSVYGSVYAIADISYCVAYAMGPIVAGQIVHNLGFVQLNLGMGLANVLYAPALILLRKVSQMKPSFSARDMLLEDGPTGLYNTIKMEDREKRRKGLCTTIDENGVETFAQRSYSEEESSGGEYA from the coding sequence ATGGAGCCGGAAGGTGTACCGGAGGCGCCAGCGATGGCTAATTTGGCCCAAACAGCCGCCATGAAACTGTCCCAAATGAGCGAACGAAGTAAGCAGCTGGGCACCGCCATGCAGAACCCGGACCGCCAGAGACGGATTATCCTGGTCATAGTTTGTGTTGCACTTTTGTTAGACAACATGCTGTACATGGTGATCGTGCCGATCATCCCCGACTACCTGGCAGAACTGCAGATCGAAGCGGAACACGCCCGTCCCGTCCAGCACTACAACTTCACCAACGGCACGGTCCCAAAAGTAACCAAGGGTAACTTCGACCTGCAGATCGGGGTACTTTTCGCGTCCAAAGCCATCCTGCAGCTCCTCATCAACCCAATTAGTGGCACGTTAATAGACCGCATTGGTTATGACATCCCGCTGTTCATCGGACTTAACGTAATGTTCCTCTCCACGCTCACGTTCGCCTTCGCGGAGAATTACGCGACGCTGTTCCTGGCGCGCAGCATGCAGGGCTTCGGCTCAGCGTTCGCGGACACTGCGGGCATCGCGCTCATCGCGGACACGTACACTGAGGAGCGCGACCGGAGCCGAGCCCTGGGTATCGCGCTGGCCTTCATCTCCTTCGGGAGCCTCGTGGCGCCCCCATTTGGAGGCATCCTCTACCAGTTCGCGGGGAAGCGCGTGCCCTTCCTGGTCCTGGCCGTCATATGTCTCATCGACGGCATCATGTGCCTGGCCGTGTTGAAACCGTTCTCCAACAAGGAGAGGGCCAACATGCCCGTGGGGACCCCCATCTACAAGCTGATGTTCGACCCCTACATCGCCGTGGTGGCCGGTGCGCTCACCACCTGCAACATCCCGCTGGCCTTCCTCGAGCCCACCATCGCCAACTGGATGGAGGACACCATGAACGCAAGCGAGTGGGAGATCGGGATGACGTGGTTTCCCGCCTTTTTCCCGCACGTGCTCGGCGTTTACCTGACGGTGAAACTGGCGGAGAAGTACCCCCACCTGCAGTGGTTCTACGGGGCCATCGGCATGGTGTTCATCGGGGCCAGCTCGTGCACCGTGCCCGCGTGCAAGAACTTCGGGCAACTGATGATCCCGCTGTGCGGGATCTGCTTCGGCATCGCCCTGGTGGACACGGCGCTGCTGCCCACCCTGGGCTTCCTGGTGGACGTGCGTCACGTGTCCGTGTACGGGAGCGTGTACGCCATCGCGGACATCTCCTACTGCGTGGCGTACGCGATGGGGCCCATCGTCGCCGGACAGATCGTGCACAACCTGGGCTTCGTGCAACTGAACCTGGGCATGGGCCTGGCCAACGTGCTTTACGCACCGGCGCTCATCCTGCTGAGGAAAGTGTCCCAGATGAAGCCGTCCTTCTCGGCGCGCGACATGCTGCTGGAGGACGGGCCGACGGGACTGTACAACACCATCAAGATGGAGGACCGCGAAAAGAGGAGAAAGGGCCTGTGCACGACCATAGACGAGAACGGCGTGGAGACGTTTGCGCAGCGCTCCTACTCCGAGGAGGAGTCCTCGGGCGGGGAGTACGCGTAA
- the chata gene encoding choline O-acetyltransferase produces MPVLDWERETEQGGGDALPKLPLPALGDTLDLYLRTLRPLLTEEQYQETLKIVTTFGAPGGLGELLQRRLLERSENRANWVYDYWLNDMYLANRMALPINSSPVMVFPPQHFRAPIDSLRFAAHLISGMLEYKSLLDTRSLPLDYARGQLAGTPLCMEQYYRLFTSYRLPGPQRDTLVAQQSSVMPEPEHIIVACRNQFFVMDVVINFRRLNERDLLTQLDKISKMADSEEECLPPIGLLTSDGRTEWAESRRVLMKESTNRDALDMIERCLCLVCLDQSSGLDLTDTSRAKLMLHGGGGAKNGGNRWYDKPMQFVIGSDGCCGVVCEHSAFEGIVLVQCTEYLLKYMRGSPSKLVRAASVSELPAPRRLRWKCTPEIHKHLSSSADKLNRQVRNLDMDVHKFHEYGKEFIKKQKMSPDAYIQVALQLAYYKCHGRLVSTYESASIRRFQEGRVENIRSATAEALGFVRAMADLKSSDTEKMERLRAAINAQTKYTVLAITGKAIDNHLLGLREIAQDLKLEKPEIFKDTAFLISNQFILSTSQVPTTVDMFCCYGPVVPDGYGACYNPQSDHVLFCVSSFRDSPQTCSEEFVQILERGLLEMRDLCVRHNADTNGNPGGKADERPSGKPKEETLERPVQSQATRMVGGTPSALGDVPRPPPQVLVSKAAAKSQVDIQTQTTSQGGSKERKI; encoded by the exons ATGCCCGTTCTGGACTGGGAGCGCgagacagagcaaggagggggtGAT GCTCTGCCCAAGCTGCCCTTGCCCGCCCTGGGGGACACGCTGGACCTCTACCTGAGGACCCTGCGGCCCCTGCTGACAGAGGAGCAGTATCAGGAGACCCTGAAGATAGTGACTACGTTTGGGGCTCCTGGGGGCCTCGGGGAGCTGCTGCAGCGCAGGCTCCTGGAGAGGAGCGAAAACAGAGCCAACTGG GTGTATGACTACTGGCTGAATGACATGTACCTGGCCAACCGAATGGCCCTGCCCATCAACTCCAGTCCGGTCATGGTGTTCCCTCCACAGCACTTTCGGGCTCCAATAGACTCACTAAG GTTCGCTGCTCACCTGATTTCAGGGATGTTAGAGTACAAATCCCTCCTCGATAC gCGCTCCTTGCCTTTGGACTATGCGCGGGGTCAGCTGGCTGGCACTCCTCTGTGCATGGAGCAGTACTACCGCCTGTTCACCTCCTACCGCCTACCGGGGCCCCAGAGGGACACACTAGTGGCCCAGCAGAGCAGCGTGATGCCAGAGCCTGAGCACATCATCGTGGCCTGCAGAAACCAG TTCTTCGTCATGGATGTGGTGATCAACTTCCGTCGACTGAACGAGAGAGACCTGCTGACCCAGCTGGACAAGATCTCTAAAATGGCCGACAGCGAGGAGGAGTGCCTCCCTCCTATTGGTCTACTCACTTCAGACGGTCGCACCGAGTGGGCGGAGTCCCGCCGGGTGCTCATGAAAG AGTCCACCAACAGGGATGCTCTGGATATGATCGAGAGGTGCCTATGTCTGGTGTGTCTTGACCAATCGTCTGGCCTCGATTTGACTGACACCTCCAGGGCCAAGCTGATGCTgcatggaggaggcggggctaagAACGGGGGAAACCGCTGGTACGACAAGCCCATGCAG TTTGTCATAGGATCCGATGGCTGCTGCGGAGTGGTGTGTGAGCATTCTGCTTTTGAGGGGATCGTCCTTGTGCAATGCACAGAGTACCTCCTCAAATACAT GAGAGGCAGTCCGTCTAAACTGGTTAGAGCTGCAAGCGTGAGTGAGCTTCCCGCTCCTCGCAGGCTACGCTGGAAATGCACCCCAGAAATTCACAAGCACCTCTCCTCTTCTGCAGACAAACTCAACAG GCAAGTGAGAAATTTGGACATGGACGTTCATAAGTTCCACGAGTACGGGAAGGAGTTCATCAAGAAGCAGAAGATGAGCCCGGACGCCTACATCCAGGTTGCCCTGCAGCTAGCCTACTACAA GTGTCACGGACGCCTGGTGTCCACCTACGAGAGCGCGTCCATCCGTCGTTTTCAGGAAGGTCGAGTGGAAAACATCCGCTCAGCCACCGCCGAGGCCCTGGGGTTTGTCCGAGCGATGGCCGATTTGAAATCGAGT GATACAGAAAAGATGGAACGGTTACGCGCAGCAATCAATGCACAGACGAAGTACACAGTTCtg GCTATCACTGGGAAGGCCATTGACAATCACCTACTGGGACTCCGGGAAATAGCACAAGACCTGAAGCTGGAGAAACCAGAGATATTCAAAGACACAGCCTTTCTGATCAGTAATCAATTCATTCTGTCTACAAGTCAG GTGCCCACCACCGTCGACATGTTCTGCTGCTACGGGCCGGTGGTCCCGGACGGCTACGGCGCCTGCTACAACCCCCAGTCGGACCACGTCCTCTTCTGCGTGTCCAGTTTCAGGGACAGCCCTCAGACGTGCTCCGAAGAGTTCGTCCAGATCCTGGAGCGGGGCCTCCTGGAGATGAGGGACTTATGCGTCAGACACAACGCCGACACCAATGGGAATCCTGGTGGGAAAGCCGATGAGAGACCCAGTGGGAAGCCCAAGGAGGAAACTCTGGAGAGGCCTGTGCAGAGCCAAGCGACCAGGATGGTTGGCGGGACACCGTCCGCTCTGGGGGACGTCCCGAGACCTCCGCCCCAGGTTTTAGTGAGCAAAGCAGCGGCGAAAAGCCAAGTGGATATCCAGACTCAGACGACATCGCAAGGAGGCTCGAAAGAACGTAAGATTTGA
- the c15h10orf53 gene encoding UPF0728 protein C10orf53 homolog yields the protein MPKNATVSVRYGPYESCGLVAYRTFRLEGLESSLLARGHRCVLEESRDWNTVEIVVHGECVFTCGVKDLQFGGDGRLDPVCQKAVIAVENAY from the exons ATGCCTAAAAATGCAACCGTTAGCGTGCGTTATGGACCGTACGAGTCATGTGGACTAGTGGCATATCGCACGTTCCGTCTAGAAGGACTAGAGT CTTCCCTTTTAGCACGCGGGCATCGCTGCGTCCTCGAGGAGAGCAGAGACTGGAACACGGTGGAGATCGTGGTGCACGGGGAGTGCGTGTTCACCTGCGGCGTAAAGGACCTGCAGTTCG GTGGAGACGGGAGACTGGATCCTGTGTGCCAGAAAGCCGTTATCGCTGTGGAAAATGCTTACTGA